From the genome of Roseofilum capinflatum BLCC-M114, one region includes:
- a CDS encoding transglutaminase-like domain-containing protein codes for MIHRTIRPIGVYDLRGLASYESKLLSLDSIRGYLLQIDAQNDNTTILNPNELPEIKYANGLAMWENTLWFTRDHSVYTCSLEDFRPRLLATLPFRAEGIAVWGTTVYVSCKEGCYIQVLNDKGRMITQLRPPGVGVESLAIRNEELWVADKEEQTVYCMDRATGDIKFSFLTPFDSPTGLVFYTDPTTSEELLYVSYASEKPFIRDDPNSDPPLELAWRDRTFIHPLYYSYNADGYYGLSNGYLIEMSYVEELSPLDPLELKNLQWRIALPSETARQKIRSIEAIGVDFTEEIQDGQKVAVFNFDHLKPYEKRIFGWKALIEVYSIKYSLVPLDVEKIPPLEPALQQRYLVDDDNLAMETQVVREAAQEAVAGETNFLRRMIALRNYAYDKLSYRLTTKIETPDVVLSRGAGSCGEYVGVLLALARLNGIACRTIGRYKCPASPEYKGVPLEPDYNHVWLEFYIPSIGWVPMESNPDDMEDGNHLSRFFMGLAWYHIEIGKGIPFERIRLDGKPVDREQLSVGDLALNHVRFTILEEVAPSC; via the coding sequence ATGATTCACCGCACTATTCGACCCATAGGAGTTTACGATCTCCGAGGATTAGCCTCTTATGAGTCTAAGTTACTTTCCCTAGACTCCATACGCGGTTATCTTCTCCAGATTGATGCCCAAAATGATAATACAACCATCCTAAACCCCAATGAACTGCCTGAAATCAAATATGCCAACGGTTTAGCCATGTGGGAAAATACCCTCTGGTTTACCCGCGATCACAGTGTCTATACCTGTTCTCTCGAAGATTTCCGACCCCGCTTATTAGCCACTCTACCCTTCCGCGCTGAGGGGATCGCCGTGTGGGGAACAACAGTGTATGTCTCCTGTAAGGAAGGCTGTTATATCCAAGTATTGAACGATAAAGGGCGCATGATTACCCAACTGCGTCCCCCAGGAGTAGGAGTCGAAAGTCTAGCCATCCGCAATGAAGAACTTTGGGTCGCTGACAAGGAAGAACAGACCGTTTATTGTATGGATCGGGCAACCGGGGACATTAAGTTTAGTTTTTTAACCCCCTTTGATAGCCCCACCGGGTTGGTTTTTTATACCGATCCGACCACTTCAGAAGAATTGCTCTATGTTTCCTATGCCAGCGAAAAACCCTTTATTCGCGACGATCCCAATTCCGATCCGCCCCTGGAGTTAGCCTGGCGCGATCGCACCTTTATTCATCCCCTCTACTATTCTTATAATGCCGACGGCTATTATGGTCTCTCCAACGGCTATCTGATCGAGATGTCCTATGTCGAAGAACTCTCTCCCCTCGATCCTCTGGAATTAAAAAACTTACAATGGCGTATCGCTCTACCTTCAGAAACTGCGCGACAAAAAATCCGCTCCATCGAGGCGATCGGTGTAGACTTTACCGAAGAAATTCAAGATGGACAAAAAGTCGCCGTCTTTAACTTTGATCACCTAAAACCCTACGAAAAGCGGATTTTTGGCTGGAAAGCCTTAATCGAAGTTTACAGCATTAAATATAGCCTTGTGCCCCTGGATGTGGAAAAAATCCCGCCCCTAGAGCCAGCGTTACAGCAGCGCTACTTGGTTGATGATGATAATCTGGCCATGGAGACACAAGTCGTCCGAGAAGCCGCTCAAGAAGCAGTCGCTGGAGAAACCAACTTTTTACGGCGCATGATTGCCCTGCGTAATTATGCTTATGATAAGCTCTCCTATCGACTGACCACCAAAATCGAAACCCCCGATGTTGTCCTCTCCAGAGGAGCCGGATCTTGCGGAGAATATGTAGGCGTTTTACTCGCTCTCGCCCGCTTAAATGGCATTGCCTGCCGTACCATCGGGCGCTACAAATGCCCCGCCAGTCCTGAATACAAAGGCGTTCCCCTAGAGCCAGATTATAACCATGTTTGGCTCGAATTTTATATCCCCAGTATCGGCTGGGTTCCCATGGAATCCAATCCCGATGATATGGAAGATGGCAATCACCTATCCCGGTTTTTTATGGGGTTAGCCTGGTATCATATTGAAATCGGCAAAGGAATTCCCTTCGAGCGCATTCGGTTAGATGGGAAGCCTGTAGACCGAGAACAGCTCTCCGTGGGAGATTTAGCCTTAAATCATGTCCGGTTTACCATTCTGGAAGAAG